CATGCTTTTTTGCCATTTTGCCAAAAGTACTTCTGTAAGGGATATTTCAAACGGCCTGCGTTCGGCCACGGGGAACCTCAACCATCTGGGGATTGCCAAGGCACCATCCAAGTCCAGTATCAGTTATCAGAACAAGCGCAGGGACTCTGACCTGTTCAAGGAGCTGTATTACGAGCTTCTGAAGCATTTAGGACAGCAGGCGTCCCTGAGCAGGGTAAAACTACGGATCAAGGCTCCCGTCTATCTGCTCGACTCCACGGTGGTAAGTCTTTGCCTTTCGATGTTTGACTGGGCAACCTTCAGGACCAAAAAGGGTGCTGTAAAGATGCATACGCTTCTGGACTATGACGGGAAACTCCCTGTTTATGTGAATATTACAGAAGGAAGTATGGCAGACAATAAAGGCGCTTATGATATTCCTTTGGAGAAAGGATCCGTTATAGTGGCGGACCGCTATTACAATGACTTTCCGATGCTCAACATTTGGGACAGCAAGGGGGTCTTTTTCGTCATAAGGCACAAGGATAACCTTAAGTTCAGCACAATCAATGAACGTCGACTCCCTGAAAATACTGCACAGGAAGTACTGATAGACGAAGAAATTGAACTGGTAAACCCGCAGTCAAAAGTGAAGTACCCCGGAAAACTCAGAAGAGTGGCTGTATGGGACGAAAAAAACCGACAGACCGTCGAACTGATTACCAATAACTTCAAATGGTCAGCAAAGACAATCGGTGATCTTTACCGGTGCCGATGGGAGATTGAGATCTTCTTCAGGGACATCAAGCAGTTACTCCATATCAAAACCTTTATCGGAACATCGAAAAATGCCGTGATGATCCAGATATGGACCGCGCTGATCACCATTCTGCTCCTAAAAGTGATGAAGGCAACCGCTAAATTCGGATGGCATCTGTCCAATCTGGTTGCATTTATCAGACTGAACATATTCGTTAAAATAGAGCTGCAAAAGTGGCTGGACAAACCCTTTGAAGACCATGAAAAACCTCCTCAAAAAAGCCAACAGGGGGTTCTATTTCCGGATTACAGATAAAATCACAATAGAAATTGCAGAAACACAGCTAAACATCTGTCTTGTAAATTATTTAGGACAGCATTGTCCTGATATAAAAAAAATATCTTGTACAATTTACCTCAAACTCATTTCGGTTCTCCTTTAGATAATTGATCATTAACCGCAACACTTTTTTCAAAACCTATGAAATAGGTATTGGCCATAATGAATTGGTTCAAATAAAAGACAGTACTTCTTTTTTTTCTTTTTGGCATCTTAGTTTTCATGATGTTAGGATAAAAGTTTTAATAGATGGTGTTAAAAATCAGCAAACTAATTCTTTGATCATTATTTTCACCGTTAAAAAATGATAACGAAGAACTTAAAAATTGTTAAACGATTCTATGGTTTTTTGAGGAACCGCAGAGCAAACCGAAATTATCAATGGTGGAAAATTACTGTTGTTCACGATTTATGTATAAATAACTGATGTTTTCCTATTTCCAGTGCTCCTTCTTTCATCACACAATCCTTCTAAATATTTCGCTTTAGATAAGGGAATGGGTTAAAATGTAGTTTATCCTATGGAGTTTAAATGACCAATAAAATAAAGGTCTGAGAATTTTCTATCAATAACTTCTCGCTACTAAAATTTCCGGTGAGTTCTTTCACGTTTTATTTGACCAAAGAAAGTAGAGTATGCCGAATAAATTTGCTTTTCATCATGTAGGAAAGCAAATTATGGACTGGTTTGAAATCCCTAATGGAAGATGAACAGCTTGAAGATAATATTGTTATTTCTGGGCCGATTCTTAATTCTAAATTTTCAAAAACAGGATTCAGTATTTCCGCTACTGTAGTTGAAGAGGAAGATAGACGAGATGTTTCTCGACATTATCAACTATTGAAAACCTAATTTTTATTAATCAAAACGACCCGTCCTGGTGCGCTGATCTGCGTGTAGCATGACGGTTACTGTTTTCAAATAATGAGATATGAATATCCGCCTACATACAAGTGGGCAAATTTTATACTTTGACAATAAGTGTCAATAACTTTCA
This Cecembia calidifontis DNA region includes the following protein-coding sequences:
- a CDS encoding IS4 family transposase, with protein sequence MSNITLFSQIIKKIERSIFKKLVEEKQTDKGCKGFDSWTHLVSMLFCHFAKSTSVRDISNGLRSATGNLNHLGIAKAPSKSSISYQNKRRDSDLFKELYYELLKHLGQQASLSRVKLRIKAPVYLLDSTVVSLCLSMFDWATFRTKKGAVKMHTLLDYDGKLPVYVNITEGSMADNKGAYDIPLEKGSVIVADRYYNDFPMLNIWDSKGVFFVIRHKDNLKFSTINERRLPENTAQEVLIDEEIELVNPQSKVKYPGKLRRVAVWDEKNRQTVELITNNFKWSAKTIGDLYRCRWEIEIFFRDIKQLLHIKTFIGTSKNAVMIQIWTALITILLLKVMKATAKFGWHLSNLVAFIRLNIFVKIELQKWLDKPFEDHEKPPQKSQQGVLFPDYR